In Danio aesculapii chromosome 17, fDanAes4.1, whole genome shotgun sequence, the sequence atcctTTTGCCTCCTGACAATGAGTTCTTGATAATCAAAAGATATTTCTAGCATGGTTACCAAATTAttagtctgaattagcatgtggGTGGTACATTTCCTGAATCGGCACATACCTACCATGGTTACCATGCAGAAAGTTGGAGCAGTTTGCTAACatgcatgttgttagcattataAATGAAGGTCTCAAACTGTACAACAGTTTTGACACTCTCAATGAACATCCTATGGGTTTTACAAAGATCTGACCatacaattttataaaaataataagtctTATCAGTTAGTTAAGAAGAAAAAGCATATTGAGTCAGGACATCCTGAACCTCTGTAGCTTGAAAACTTTAGAAGGAGATACGGTTTTAAATTTGGTCTCAGAAGAAAACAAACTAGCTGAAATATGACTTCAGTATGTTTAAGTTTGTCAAGCTAGCATaattaactaatttcttttaaatttatacaAACAAGGCCTGTCCCACAAATTAAAATGAGCTTTGAAAACAAAACCTGGCGGCCTCTACTGTAAACAAAAGGTACCTCACGGTAAAAAAGTAAAGAATTGAGAAAGATCAATTATGTAACTGACCTGTGTTTAAGCAGAAGCCACTGAGTAAACCACAGTCCCACAAGCAGCATGCCATTGATCTCGCAGATGGAAAAGGCCCACTCCACACGATCAAACAGATCAAAGAATTTATCCGGTAGAGGTGGCGTCTCCTCCTTGGGTGGGACACGCTCATGCACCACTGAGATCATAACTGTAGTCATGAGGAAGCAGCACAGAGCGTACAGGAAGGCCACACCTGTTTTGAACCACTCGGTGGGAAACGGCGTTCGCTCCTGCTCAGACAGCGACGGGATCAGGATGCGAACCGGTTCTGAGAGCAAGCCGTTTTTTGGACCGCCGTTGACAGTTTTGCCATTGCTAATACTACCATTGGCGAGGATGACACCAACGTGACCGTTGGCGTGGTAACTGTTTTTGTGATTGTTGCCCTTATGTGCCTTCATGTGACTAGTGAAACGCAAAGTCTCTATGCGCTCCAAAAGTTGACGACCACTGTCTCCGGTCACCAGAGACAGAGGCAAAGTGTTAAAGTCCTGCTCAGAGAGTTGCAGGAGGGCAGGACCATCCTTTTCCCGCAAGGCTTCAGTGTATTCCTGCATGCCTTCTTCAGTCAGCCAGTCTGAGACATCACTGGCTGTCCACAGCCTCACCTCCTTCATAtttaaatgagagagagagagtagatgGGCTGTTTCAGGAGGCTGAGCCCACACTCAGCAATCTGGTGCTCCGACTGCAGTCATAGCGTCTCTGGGACATTGGAGGAGAGTATATGGGAGGTCCACTTTTCACCCCCTCCTCATCTCATTTTAATCCTCTAGCAGAATAGTTTTTTTGTCTTGAGGATGTTGAATCCCTTGGTGTAACCGAGGACGAATGTATGAACCTgaaaaataaaagcacatttaaGTTAGCTAACAGATTGGGATATGTGTGCTTATCACAGGCAGGTATCCTGTACCACAGCTGCCCTATGACAGTAAAGAAGGTCGTGAACCAGacacatctttacattgttttctatacTTTGCTAGGCAACACAAACAGACGATGAATGGCAGCGGCGATGTGCATACCCTCAATGAAAACAATGTTTATGATTCTAAAAGACGGGGTGCTCCCCCTCGGCCAGCACTCACACTGCAACTTTGCCTTTGGAGCCTTGGCCCGATTCAGAGcacccacacttgtcaaatgaaccAGGAAATGGGGGGGGTCAAACACACCCATGCACAGTTCGGATGGCCAAATGTGAGTGCATCAATAGTTaatgggaatttcacaagaaaaaacaatggtgtgcttggttttaacgtaactttattctttcatgagttatttacaagtcccctcacatatactaatgtgccacaaacaggacattaatatcaccacacatatacatacatatatatatatatacgccatttcaaaataaattataaagcagtaaaacttttttcaacatttataataatcaaaAATCTTTCATTTTGCAACAATCAGGAAGAGCAGAAAATCTAGATATTAGACTAATTATGAAAGGCTTATGATTAATACAGTAATAGGTTAAAGTATTGGTCATATTTTGCCTTAAAATTGCAAACAGAGACATAATTTTAcagctgaaatatatatatttttaattttaaaagctTGGTATGCATCTCAAGagctgttcagttcagttcacagCTGGGGAA encodes:
- the sgms1a gene encoding phosphatidylcholine:ceramide cholinephosphotransferase 1, encoding MKEVRLWTASDVSDWLTEEGMQEYTEALREKDGPALLQLSEQDFNTLPLSLVTGDSGRQLLERIETLRFTSHMKAHKGNNHKNSYHANGHVGVILANGSISNGKTVNGGPKNGLLSEPVRILIPSLSEQERTPFPTEWFKTGVAFLYALCCFLMTTVMISVVHERVPPKEETPPLPDKFFDLFDRVEWAFSICEINGMLLVGLWFTQWLLLKHRSIIGRRFFFIVGTLYLYRCVTMYVTTLPVPGMHFKCSPKLFGDWEAQSRRVMKLMAGGGLSITGSHALCGDYLYSGHTVMLTLTYLFIKEYSPRRFWWYHSICWCLSAVGIFCILLAHDHYTIDVVVAYFMTTRLFWWYHTMANQQALKEKSAGNMFSRVWWFSPFQYFETNVRGIVPRNYQLPFLLRTLTSTRVKYSKLDSRES